The window ATATTTTTACCGAATATGCCTTTTCTCCTCTGTTTTCAAACCCTTAGACGTTTTGACACTCGGAACTTCCGTTTTAAAGCTTACTCACTCTCTATTGAAACATACAAGGGGAATCCCCTGTAAGGGGAGGTCGCTTTCTCCTTGACGCCTCGTTACTCTTTTGACTGCAACTTGGTATCACTGCTCAGTACCTGCATTAAGTTCAAAGGCATCCATGGAACTCCTGACAAGGGGAGCGGAGGCAACGGCTTCAAATCCCATTAGTTGTGCCTCCACCTTGTATCTTTCAAACACATCGGGGCGTACATATTGTACAACCGGAAGGTTTCCCTTTCGAGGTCTGAGATACTGGCCAATAGTTATATAGTTACAGCCTGCACCACGGAGGTCTCTGAGTACTTCTATTACCTCATCAAAGGTCTCGCCCAGACCTGCCATAAGACCTGACTTTGTTTTAATGTTTGTGCCCAGAGAAAGCTGTCGTGCATTTTTTAAAACACTCAGCGACATTTGATAATCAGCCTCAGGCCTTACCACAGAGTACAGAGAAGGCACTGTTTCCACGTTATGGTTAAACACATCAGGGCCCGACTCAATCACTGTTTGAAGTGCATTTATATCTCCTCTGAAATCAGGTGTCAGGACTTCAATTGCCGCCTCAGGGAGGCGTTTTCTTACCGCTGAAACCGTGCAGGCAAAATGTGCCGCTCCTCCGTCTCTTAAATCATCCCGCGTAACTGATGTTATAACCACATGCTTTAATTTCATTTCAAAAGCGGCCTCGGCTACTCTTTCCGGCTCATCTGCATCCACAGGTTGTGCTCCGTTGTGGGATACCGAACAGAAACCGCAATTTCTCGTGCAACTGTCGCCCAGGATCATAAAAGTGGCGGTCGGTTTGTTAAAACAGTAGCCCTTATTAGGGCATCGTGCCTCTTCACAAACTGTTTTAAGCCTCTTTTGCCGCAGCAGCACTTTTGTTTCCCTGAGTCCTTCAAATGTGTTTGTTTTAAGCCAGTGGGGTAGTCTTTCCGAATTCATATAAATTATAGGCTCCTTTGGTCTGTCATTATAAACCCAACTTCTTAGCCTCTTCCCAGAAGCTGTCCATCTCTGTAAGGGGCATATCCTCAAGTGCTTTGCCTGAGTCCTTTGCCCTTTCCTCGATGTACTTGAAACGTGTGATAAATCTGTTTATCGTTTTGCGTAAAGCATTTTCAGGGTTTAATTTCAGAAACCTCGATATGTTTACAATTGTAAAAAGCATATCTCCGAGCTCATCCTCCAAAACTTCCTGTGATTGCGCTGTACTGAGGGTTGATTTGAACTCAGCTGTTTCCTCATCAAGTTTTTCCATGACATCTTCTATTCTCAGCCAGTCAAACCCCACCCTTGCCGCACGTGATTGAATCATTTGAGCACGCAAAAGAGACGGCAAAACCTTTGGCACCCCGCTTAAAACAGAGTTATCGTGTCTGCCCTCATCCTTTTTTATCTCGTACCACTGTTTAAGTACCTCATCAGCATCGGCACAAACTTTCTCACCAAAAATATGCGGATGTCTGGATATCATCTTGGTTCCAATACCGTCTATTACATCATCTATCGTAAAATGCCCTTCTTCTTTTCCAATACGTGCAATAAAGAGAATCTGAAAGAGCAGGTCCCCCAGCTCCTCTTTAATTTTACTGTGGTCCCTTTCATGTATAGATTCCACCACCTCGTAGGACTCCTCAACCAGAAAGTTAACAATGGTCTCGGCGGTTTGTTCCTTATCCCACGGGCAGCCCTCTTTAGAGCGCAGCTTATCCATTATAGCAACCAGTTGATCAAATGTCACAGGCATAACAATAAGATTATAGTTTTAAGATTACACGCATGTCAATAAGACGAAAATTACTATAAATTGCCTTTGTAGTTATCTCCGTTAACAAAGAACTGGATTCCGGCTTTCGCTCGGAATGACAGAAAAAAGAAAATCCTCCTTTTGTCATTCCCGCCTACGAGCGACAATCCAATCTTTTCTCTGCATCATTAGATGATAAAAAAACTCTGCCGGAGTTAACTACATAAGCATTTTACTATAATACCAAGTTGCAAGGGAGTTCGCCCTCTTGACCCCATCCTTGTTATATTTAGCCGCTATCCCTCAACTTCATCGATAAGCTCAGAGCAGGCGGCAAGTCTTCTCTCCTTGTAGGTATTGTCTATGACAACATGCCGGGTTGCTGCTCTGTGGCAGTATTGACACTTGTCACAGTCTGTATTTCGGCAGCTCTGCCCTAAAAATCTGTCTATAAAACCATCCAGGCTGCCATTGTCTATATATACGTAATTAGTTGATGCAGGGGATGGGCGCCTTAATAAGCGTTTTATTTTAATGAGTTTCCACGGATTAATATTAAAAGGATTAAGAAAGTATCTGAGAGTGTTAATATACTTATTAAAACCGTCTTTTCTGGGCGTCTTACTGGTTATTAAGTCCAGCAGGTTGCCCTGATAGCGTTGTCCGGTGTAAGCTCTAACTCGTGCAAGGAGTGTTTCAGTAGAGGAGCTTCTGTCAACAATTTTAAAGTTATCGTACCCTATATTGAGGTAGTGTTTAATGTCCTCGGGGCGTATCCATGTTGCACGGATGTAGTTAACCGGATTATTAAGTTTTTCTATTTCACAGCGTATGCCGTGGTAGTCAATATAAACATGGCCGGAGGGGCTACCGCTTTGAGAGGCATGTGCCGCCATATTCATATGTGTCACGGTGTAGGGACAGCAGTACCGGCAACCGTTATTAACAAGAAGTTGCAGCCGGCACCTTACCGCTTCACGTATTTCTTGTAACAACTGAAAATCTCTGTTGCATACAGTATCGTCAAGGCATATGAGGTCAGCCCCTTCATCTTCCCATGACTTTGCCTTAAGAGGGGTATTAACACCGGAAAATATTCCTACTCTGACCTTAAAAGCATATTTTTTCTTTTTTATTATATTAAGAAGCAGCGGGTGGTTAAGCGTAACGGATGTGACATCACAGTCTGAGAGGAAATCAAGCAGCTCATATATGCTCTTGCGGCCTTTAGTTGTATATTCGGTGTTTCCCATGCAGGAGGAATTTAGCAGGTAGTTAAATTCAAATCCGTTTTTACGGCATAACTTTACATAATCTCTCAACCTTTGCTTACCAACCCCGGGAAGCACAAAAGACGGTCTTCCGCCGCCCACACTGTCGGAGGACATCTTCCCGTAGAGCTCATACACTGGATAACCCCTTATGCCCTCAATCAGAGCGGAGTCAAAGTTACATGCCAAACTAATTTCCATAATGTAGTTTAACAGATGTTAACCCATAGTTACCACTTTTTTGATACCAACTTGCATTCAATCGCCTACTACAAATATAACGGGGTCAAGGGGGCTTCGCTCCCTTGCAGGTAGGGGTATAAGGGGAAGGACAGAGTCCTTCCCCTTAACTTTCCTTCCTTACTTTCTTTCTTTCCCTTCTTTCCCTTCTTTCCCTTCTTTCCCTTCTTTCTCTCTTTCCCTTCTTTCTCTCTTTAAACACTGCATACTACATTATTTCTGCCACCGTTTTTTGCCTTATAGAGGGCGGCATCCGCCGCATTGATCATATCCTGCTCATCTGTAGTTAAGCAGGAAACTCCAAAGCTGGCTGTCACCCTGCCTACAGTGCCGAAATCGTAAGCCTCAACTGTTGTTCTTAATTTTTCAGCAAACACCTCACCGCCGTTAAGGTCGGTTTCAGGCAGTAGTATTGCAAATTCCTCACCGCCCCATCGCACGGGTATATCACTGCCTCTGCAATGGCTCTTTAATATCGCCCCGATTGATTTTAAAACCGAATCACCGGCACTATGGCCATATGTATCGTTTATTTTTTTAAAATGATCAATATCGAGAAATACAAAACACAAACTGTGCCGGTGTCTTTTAGAGCGGGATGTCTCCGAGGGTAAAACACCGTTAAAAAAAGTCCTGTTGTAGATTTCCGTAAGCGAGTCGGTCACTGCATCGAGTCGATTTTTAGCGGTTCTTATCCCTGTACGGACACGTGCCAAAAGCTCGTCAATTTCAAAGGGCTTTGTAACGTAATCATCAGCCCCTGTGTCTAAACCCTTCACCTTTTTATTGGTTTCCGTAACAGCCGTCAGCATAATTATGTATATCAGGTCTCCGCCTAATAGTTTACGCAGCTCTGCGCATACCTCAAAGCCTGTCATCCCCTGCATCATCACATCCAAAAGTATAACATCCGGCATAGCGGTGCTCTGCTTAACCACTTCAAGCGCCTCTGCTCCGGAGCCGGCCTCCGTCACCTCATAGCCCTCCTTGGTTAAATGTCGTCTCAGCATCCGGCGTGTTTTTTCATAGTCATCAACTATCAGTATTTTCATTGCCCGTGTTTTCCTCTAAAATTGATACAAGCGTGTTCTCAAAATCCTCTGAGATGGGTTTAGCAAGGAAACTATTACATCCGGCATCTATGGACTTATGAGCCTCATGCGCCATAGCTGATGCGGTTAGTGCAATTATTTGCCCCGTATATCCCTGGTTTCTCAAAGCCACTGTTGCCTCATACCCATCCATCACCGGCATGTGCATATCCATAAGCGTCAGGTCAGGTTTAAGAGACAGCACCATTTCTACTCCCGCTTTGCCGTTTTCCGCCGTGTAAACCTCGTGTCCACATTTTTTAAGCCGTCTTACCAGCATCCTTATTATCTTAACATCATCGTCAACTATAAGTATTTTAGCCATAGTCCCCCCTGTACAACGGTATAGTGAAAGTAAAAACGCTCCCCTTCTGATACTCGCTTTTAACCTCTATAGTGCCGCCGTGCATCTCAACTAAACTTTTGGTAATGGCTAACCCAAGGCCGGTCCCGCCGGCTGCCCTCGTCACACTTCCATCAACCTGCCGGAACTTATCGAAAATGACCGGTAAGTCTTTCTCTTTCATTCCAATGCCTGTATCGGAAACAGAGATATAAGCCAAACCGTTTTTATTTGTAACTGCTACCGTTATTTTCCCCTTATCGGTAAATTTAACAGCATTACCTAAGAGATTATACAAAATCTGCCTGATACGAATCCTGTCCCCGTATATTTCAATATTTTCGACTTCTGTGTCAATGAGTAAGGACTTAGCTGTTGCAATTTTACGTATAGATGAAACGGAGTCCTCAACCACCTCGGATATATTAAGTGCATAACGGTTCAAATGCATCTTTTCGGCTTCAATTTTTGAAAAATCGAGTAAGTCATTAATCAGGGCAAGGAGATGTTTACCGGAGTCTTCAATATCCTCGGCTATTTCGACAATTTCATCAGATTCGGGTAAACTGTCAATGTCTTTTAGCAGAGGAATATTGCCAAGCATGACGGTAAGTGGAGTACGTAGCTCATGGCTCATTACGTCAAGAAATTCAGACTTAATCCTGTTTGCTTCTTCAGCCTCTTCCTTTGCTTTAACAAGATGTTCCTCAGCCAGTTTATTTTTTATAGCGATGGCCATATTATATGCTACCGCCCCCAAAGACTCGATTGCGTATTGGTTTAAAGGATGTTTGGAAAACGCAGCCACAACACCAATAACAGTGCCCTCTGCAATCAAAGGGTATCCGGCAAAGGCGGTCATTCCTTCCTGTATAGCCCACTGTGGGTTGCTGATTAAAGGGTCCGTTTGTACAGAGTTGGTAAGATGTGGCATTGCACTTTGGGCAATAAGGCCGATCTTGAATTTACCTACGGGAATCCTTGCGTGCCCGCCGTCAATATGTGTATATAGCCCGGCGCTGGCTTGTAATATGAGCATATTATCTGTCTCTGAGATAGTCCATGTGCGGGCAAAAGACACCCCCAGATAACCTACTATCACTTCCATAGTTTTTTGAAGCATTGTTCGCAGCGGCTCATTTGAGGCTAAAAGGACTCCCAGCTCCGCTCTGAATTTTGCTAAGTTTAACTGTTCGGACAGTTGTTCTTCTTTTTCCTTACGGTCGCTTATGTCAGTTATGACGCCGACAAATCTTTTGATATCAGCATCACGTATCTCGCTAACGGCAAGCTCCATAGGAAAAGTTGTGCCGGCTTTACGTCTGCCCCTGACCTCCCGGCCAATTCCTATAATCTTTTTCCTGCCGGTCGTTACGTAGTTATTCAAGTATCCATCGTGTTCGGTATGATAGGGCTCAGGCATAAGCATTTTAACGTTATTTCCGATCACCTCAGATGCCGCATAACCAAACAGTTTTTCAGCCGCAGGGTTAAAAAGTTCCACAGTGCCCCTTGCGTCAATCATCACAATACCGCTTATGACGGTGTCAACAATTGTCTGCCCTTTTTTACGAGTCAGCCGTAGTTCTGAATCACGGCTTATAATATAAAGCACAAGTAACGCAGTCACCAACAGCCCGGAAATAAGTATAGAATAGGGAATGAACAAATTTTGTCCAAAAGTATGTCCTGGAAGTGTATAACCGCATATCCGCCATTTTCTGCCGGCTGGCTCCAACACCCTCTCATACATAAATTCACTATTGGTTAAATCAAGATTACCGGAGTATATCACCAGTTTTTCAGAGGGGTCAGTTATGTCAGAAATCCTGATAATGACCTTCGAGTAATAATTCATAGCACTTTTAAGTACATCATTTACTATATTATCTATACGAAACACTCCTGTAATAAAGCCCTTGAGTGACTTACTTCCTGTAGTTTCAGTCTTACTGTATATTGGTACAAAAACCAGAAATCCGTGCCTGTTATCTTTGTCCTGGACAAGTTCAATTGGAGATGTGGCAAGAATTTTCCCTGTTTCACTTGACTCTCTGATTGCTCTTAAGCGCTCTGGATTTGATGAAAGATCAAATCCCAAAGCAGATTCATTTCCTGCAAATGGTTGGACATAGTAAACCGGGAAGTATTTCGGCTTATTCTCAACTGCAATCATTTCACCACTGTCGCTGCGTTTAGTAAACTTAAACCCGGGAAAACCATCTTTTATAGCCATATTTTCATAAAGGACACGTTCTTTATGCGCTACTGCGGGTATCCACGAAATAGCTTTTATCTCAGGATACCGCAAAACAGAAGTGTTAACAAAATTATAAAAATCATTTCTGGTAACATTATCTAAAACCATATATAGATAGCCTGTTTCCTGTAATATTTCTAAATATATATGAAGGTTGGCATCTAATACAGTTACAAAATTATTCATCACTTGGTCCAATTTTAATTGTGTTTCTTTTTTCCCTAAATTTAAAATTAAAAAGAAAATGGATACAGAAACTACTATGCCGGAGACAGCAATTAAAGCAGCCAGTGCCGCTACAAACTTTCTTTCGGCTATGAACTCCTTTACTTTCATAGCTCCTTCAGAGCGATAACCGTTTCTCTCAGAAGAAAGATAATAGACTCAACGTCCATGAAAGTATCGGCGTTGTGTGGAAACAGAATTTTTACGGTGGCAGGGAATTCACCGTCTCCGCGCCAATAGAGGATTAAAACAGGGATCTTAGGAAGCAGATATATTATCCATGCCTCATCGGAGGGCTGCCCTGCAAAGGGCTCAGCGCCAAGGACTGTGAGAGCATTAACCGTGCCGGCATAGTTTTGCTCAAACATGGCGGTAAGAGGAATTTCCGACTCCTTTCTGAATGAATTGGTCTTCATGCTTCCCGATTTTAACTCATCGAAAGAAACCCATCTGATGGGGATGCTGCCGGCACCGGAGTCTTTAAGGGTGCCGCCCATTTTTGTATAAATCAAAAGTAAAATGTTTATCCAGACATTTACAGTACCCTCGGTTATAATATTACCGGTTTTTTCAATGATGAAATCATGCCCAAGGCAGTGCACCTTAATTGCGTTATCAACAATTTCGGCGCCTATAAAAGGGGCAACCTCATCAAGATTTATTTTTTCCGTCTCGGCTCTGAGGGTCTCAAGGATGGTTTCTGTTACATCCACTGTTTTTAGAGAACCGGACAGACGCTGTAGTGTCTCCTCATTTAAAAACGTACAGACACTTAGCTCTTTAGAACCCTTTACAATGAGCAGTGCAAATGCCATGCAGGTTTTTTCACCGCATTGCCCACAATTTGTTTTAGGCAATTCCTTATATATTTCGATAGGAGTCATAGTTTTTCACCATTGTTTCATTTGATTTTTTCATCAGATATTTTAACATTATTGACAGACAATTTGAGTGAGAACAGAAACTCATTACATATTACAAATACAGGGTGTAAAGAAAACTGATACCAAGCCACATTCATACCAAGTAGCGTTCATAGACGTAATATTAATTTTACTTTTTTGACTGCAACTTGGTATTAATTAAAAAACTCCTCAAGTACGGCATCAATTTCTTTCTGTGAAATGCCGCGTTTTTTCTCAGACGCCAACTCCCTGTCCGACCTCTCAAGGCGTCCCATAAGCCGTTGTATAATAAATATTAGAATTGAAATGGAAGACTTAGGATAATATTTCAGGAAGTTTATAAATGCTGTACGTTTGAATTTTATTAGAACCGTCTCTGTTTCAGTTATAATGTTAGCCGTGCGCTTTCCACGATCAAAAATACACGACTCGCCAAAGACGTCATGAGCCTGAATACTGCCCACATAACATGTACCCTCATCAACACCCAGCGTGTTTTTTGTAATTTTTAAGGAGCCGGAGACTATACTGAAAAACTCATCCGCCTCATCCCCTTCACTTAAAACCGTCTCACCTGCCTCATACCTCTCTGTTATAGCAATATAAGCCAAAGACTCAAGTGCATTCTCATCGAGTAATTCAAATATCTTAACTTTTTTCAGAGACTCGGCAATATTTTGATATTCTTCAGTTACTTTCTCAAATAAAGCGAGCACCTCTTCCAATTTCTCATGTGTTAACTTACCGGCATTGACCAGAATTTTACCTAAAAAAGGCCGTGTATCTATTATAAAGTTATTAATTCTTACAACCTGCTCTGGTGTTAGGTATTTCTTTTTCAGGGCAACCTCTGCAAATGTAAGGTCAGAGTCCGCCTGATAAGTGAGAATCTGAAATACCTCCTTCATCGTGAGCAGCTCAAGCTCAAGTGTTACCTTTTCAAAGGCAAGACTCTCTTTTCTTTGAACCTCAAGGGCTTCCACCACGTCCGCTTCCGCCAAAAGACCTTTGTCTATTAAATATTTCCCTAAGAATAATTCTTTTCCCATATCCACCGCCTAATCATATATTAATACCATAGAGGTCAACTATGGCAAAACTTACAACCCCACCGTTAAGATTATATCATAACTACGGTATCTGATGTTCAATTAATGTTTCATCGTTAACTGTGTCAGTTTTAAAGGCTGCTTTGTCATAGTAATACGCAAAAAGACTTGCCATAAAAATATATGTCAAATAAATGAAAATAACCGGCATCGCCAAATTAAGGGTAAAACCAAAAACAACACCGATTAAGGGAATAGCCGACATCAGAATGGTTATCAGCATTAAAAGCATCTTTACACTAAAAAGCAAAAACATGGTAAACAAAAAAAACCAAAAAGTTATCGGGGCTTCAACCATAACTCTGAAACTGTCTTTCAGTGCGGCAATTATCCTTACATTATTAAAAGCCAGAGCGGCGGAGCCGTAGAAGGTAAGAGCCAAAGTGCAGTTAAACATAAAAAAAGCAACTGTAACCATAATCAGAACAAAGAGGTATTTTATAAATGTTACAGCTAAGCCTGCGGTAACATCACCGGAGTATGAAAAATATGAAAATATAAAAAACACGGCAACAACAACTGCTAATATTACAATAGCCAAAAACCCCGTTAATGATGTAAAGCCAAGCATGGGGGTAAAAAGCCTCTTTCCTTCAGACATAAAAGAGTTGAAAGAAAAAACAAATTCATTGTTTGATATACTTTTAGCAATAATGCCGGAGGATGCGCCGTATAGGAAGAGCATTGCAGCCATTACAAAAACAGAATAAATAGCGACTAAGACGCCAAAAAATAACGCAAGCCCCAGGTATTTGGTATCAAATAAGGCAAAGAGCTGTTGCGGGTCAAGATTTTCAAAAGAATGAACCGAATCAGCTCCGATGATAAGCAAAAGCACCACTACGGGTACAATCACAATTATGGCAAAACCAACCATGGACACCATCATTGTTATAGTATTGATAATTACCAGCATCCAGTTCTTATTAACAGTGTTGATTCCGGTTTTGATGGCGTCAGAAAATGTCATTGTTCCTTCCATATGAAATCTCAAGCGGTTGATAAAGGTGGGTGTTAAGCTCGGTAATAAATCTTGATGGATTAACCGGCCCGATATTGGACATCTGAGTGTTACAAAGATATAGCTCATCACAGGCTCTCGTTACCGCCACATAGAAAAGTCTTCTTTCCTCTTCCTCATCCCCTGCAGCTATGGATTTAAAAAGCGGGAACTGGCCGTCGTTTAGTCCGATTATAAAAACCCGTTTCCATTCAAGCCCCTTTGCCTGATGCACTGAGCTCAGTATGACCTTGCCAATGCTGCCGTCCTCCGCCATATCATCATCACCGCTGTCGCTGTCAATAGCCATATCGCTGACAAAAGTGGAAATGGAATCGTACTTTATAGCATACTCAGCCATTTTATCAATGTCATCAAGTCTGCTTTCAGCATTGGTATAAGCCTCATAAAGAAACTGTTCGTAACCGCCCTCAACAACATATTTAATTGCTTTTGAAGGGGATTGATTTATCTTCATTTGCCCAACAGCTTCCATAAGCAGGCGGAATCGCTCCCTGCCCTTTTGTGGTATGGAGCTATAGAGT of the Nitrospirae bacterium YQR-1 genome contains:
- a CDS encoding DUF3786 domain-containing protein → MAFALLIVKGSKELSVCTFLNEETLQRLSGSLKTVDVTETILETLRAETEKINLDEVAPFIGAEIVDNAIKVHCLGHDFIIEKTGNIITEGTVNVWINILLLIYTKMGGTLKDSGAGSIPIRWVSFDELKSGSMKTNSFRKESEIPLTAMFEQNYAGTVNALTVLGAEPFAGQPSDEAWIIYLLPKIPVLILYWRGDGEFPATVKILFPHNADTFMDVESIIFLLRETVIALKEL
- a CDS encoding diguanylate cyclase codes for the protein MKILIVDDYEKTRRMLRRHLTKEGYEVTEAGSGAEALEVVKQSTAMPDVILLDVMMQGMTGFEVCAELRKLLGGDLIYIIMLTAVTETNKKVKGLDTGADDYVTKPFEIDELLARVRTGIRTAKNRLDAVTDSLTEIYNRTFFNGVLPSETSRSKRHRHSLCFVFLDIDHFKKINDTYGHSAGDSVLKSIGAILKSHCRGSDIPVRWGGEEFAILLPETDLNGGEVFAEKLRTTVEAYDFGTVGRVTASFGVSCLTTDEQDMINAADAALYKAKNGGRNNVVCSV
- a CDS encoding peptidase U32, which produces MACNFDSALIEGIRGYPVYELYGKMSSDSVGGGRPSFVLPGVGKQRLRDYVKLCRKNGFEFNYLLNSSCMGNTEYTTKGRKSIYELLDFLSDCDVTSVTLNHPLLLNIIKKKKYAFKVRVGIFSGVNTPLKAKSWEDEGADLICLDDTVCNRDFQLLQEIREAVRCRLQLLVNNGCRYCCPYTVTHMNMAAHASQSGSPSGHVYIDYHGIRCEIEKLNNPVNYIRATWIRPEDIKHYLNIGYDNFKIVDRSSSTETLLARVRAYTGQRYQGNLLDLITSKTPRKDGFNKYINTLRYFLNPFNINPWKLIKIKRLLRRPSPASTNYVYIDNGSLDGFIDRFLGQSCRNTDCDKCQYCHRAATRHVVIDNTYKERRLAACSELIDEVEG
- the lipA gene encoding lipoyl synthase, with protein sequence MNSERLPHWLKTNTFEGLRETKVLLRQKRLKTVCEEARCPNKGYCFNKPTATFMILGDSCTRNCGFCSVSHNGAQPVDADEPERVAEAAFEMKLKHVVITSVTRDDLRDGGAAHFACTVSAVRKRLPEAAIEVLTPDFRGDINALQTVIESGPDVFNHNVETVPSLYSVVRPEADYQMSLSVLKNARQLSLGTNIKTKSGLMAGLGETFDEVIEVLRDLRGAGCNYITIGQYLRPRKGNLPVVQYVRPDVFERYKVEAQLMGFEAVASAPLVRSSMDAFELNAGTEQ
- a CDS encoding cyclic nucleotide-binding domain-containing protein, with amino-acid sequence MGKELFLGKYLIDKGLLAEADVVEALEVQRKESLAFEKVTLELELLTMKEVFQILTYQADSDLTFAEVALKKKYLTPEQVVRINNFIIDTRPFLGKILVNAGKLTHEKLEEVLALFEKVTEEYQNIAESLKKVKIFELLDENALESLAYIAITERYEAGETVLSEGDEADEFFSIVSGSLKITKNTLGVDEGTCYVGSIQAHDVFGESCIFDRGKRTANIITETETVLIKFKRTAFINFLKYYPKSSISILIFIIQRLMGRLERSDRELASEKKRGISQKEIDAVLEEFFN
- a CDS encoding CHASE domain-containing protein, producing MKVKEFIAERKFVAALAALIAVSGIVVSVSIFFLILNLGKKETQLKLDQVMNNFVTVLDANLHIYLEILQETGYLYMVLDNVTRNDFYNFVNTSVLRYPEIKAISWIPAVAHKERVLYENMAIKDGFPGFKFTKRSDSGEMIAVENKPKYFPVYYVQPFAGNESALGFDLSSNPERLRAIRESSETGKILATSPIELVQDKDNRHGFLVFVPIYSKTETTGSKSLKGFITGVFRIDNIVNDVLKSAMNYYSKVIIRISDITDPSEKLVIYSGNLDLTNSEFMYERVLEPAGRKWRICGYTLPGHTFGQNLFIPYSILISGLLVTALLVLYIISRDSELRLTRKKGQTIVDTVISGIVMIDARGTVELFNPAAEKLFGYAASEVIGNNVKMLMPEPYHTEHDGYLNNYVTTGRKKIIGIGREVRGRRKAGTTFPMELAVSEIRDADIKRFVGVITDISDRKEKEEQLSEQLNLAKFRAELGVLLASNEPLRTMLQKTMEVIVGYLGVSFARTWTISETDNMLILQASAGLYTHIDGGHARIPVGKFKIGLIAQSAMPHLTNSVQTDPLISNPQWAIQEGMTAFAGYPLIAEGTVIGVVAAFSKHPLNQYAIESLGAVAYNMAIAIKNKLAEEHLVKAKEEAEEANRIKSEFLDVMSHELRTPLTVMLGNIPLLKDIDSLPESDEIVEIAEDIEDSGKHLLALINDLLDFSKIEAEKMHLNRYALNISEVVEDSVSSIRKIATAKSLLIDTEVENIEIYGDRIRIRQILYNLLGNAVKFTDKGKITVAVTNKNGLAYISVSDTGIGMKEKDLPVIFDKFRQVDGSVTRAAGGTGLGLAITKSLVEMHGGTIEVKSEYQKGSVFTFTIPLYRGDYG
- the mazG gene encoding nucleoside triphosphate pyrophosphohydrolase, with amino-acid sequence MDKLRSKEGCPWDKEQTAETIVNFLVEESYEVVESIHERDHSKIKEELGDLLFQILFIARIGKEEGHFTIDDVIDGIGTKMISRHPHIFGEKVCADADEVLKQWYEIKKDEGRHDNSVLSGVPKVLPSLLRAQMIQSRAARVGFDWLRIEDVMEKLDEETAEFKSTLSTAQSQEVLEDELGDMLFTIVNISRFLKLNPENALRKTINRFITRFKYIEERAKDSGKALEDMPLTEMDSFWEEAKKLGL
- a CDS encoding response regulator; this encodes MAKILIVDDDVKIIRMLVRRLKKCGHEVYTAENGKAGVEMVLSLKPDLTLMDMHMPVMDGYEATVALRNQGYTGQIIALTASAMAHEAHKSIDAGCNSFLAKPISEDFENTLVSILEENTGNENTDS